From the Colius striatus isolate bColStr4 chromosome 6, bColStr4.1.hap1, whole genome shotgun sequence genome, the window GAGGCTCCCCCTGCCTGAGCTCTGCCAGACCAGCCACCTCAGCAGCAAGTGCCAGGCACAGGATGGGGGGTTTGGTGCTATTTCACACCAATGTCTCTTTTTCAGGGGTGATTCAGCGCTGCACTGCTGTGAAGTACCACtacacctccagctcccttcctCGCAACTTGCCCATCAACATCACCAACACCATCCGGCAGGACGAGTGGCACGCGCTCCGTGAGTACCCCCAAGCCTCGCCGGGTTACCCTGGGCCTTAGTGCAGTGCCAGGGGAGGGCTGTGAACCAGGCAGCTGCCACTGGCCTCTACGTGTAGATGCCTAGTGAGGAAGGGCAAGTGCTGGTGGTGTGATTGGAAGGGGATGTGAGATTTGGAGGGGCTTAAGCAGTGAGTACAGGCTGATGTGTAGTGTGTGGCAAGGTGCCATCATGTTCTGGAGCTGGGGACAGCCAGTCCCTGATGGCTCACAGCAAAGGTGCCCTATCACCATATGGGCTCTATAGAGCGTGTGCCATTTATTTCCTGTGTGCACACCAGTGACCTGGTGCAGCTCTCTGGCAACCATCTCATTCAGGGAACATCTCCCTTTGTCTTTGCAACCTCCTGTTACCAGCTCGGGGCCCACCAGCTGCCTCATGCCCACGTCCTTCCCACACAGCTGACTGACCAGTAGCCTGTCACTGAGAATGATTTAGTCAGTTATTTCTGCCCTTGCTTCTCTCTCCGTTTGGTCTCTGGTTCTGTTGCCTCACACAACTCTGCCTAGTCCCTGTCATCTGAGCCAGGTAAGCCAGCTAAGGGACTGAACTAGGAGACAGGAACAGCACTTGTATTATGGATGACAAAGTGCTGTTCATATCACTGGTGCCCAAGCTTTATTTTAGAGGTTGTTCCCATCATACTGTATCGATCTGCTGTCTGCTCTGTCCTCCCACCGTTCCTCTTTTCAGTTCAGACTACCTGCCTTCCATGCACcatcctttatttttcttcagcatcccctctccctccttttatttctgttttcagcaggCACTCACCCAACAAACTCCATCCCAAAGAAGCACGccacaaaaaaaataacccaaccCTTGAGGTACCACCGTTTACAGATCGCTGCTGAATTCATGAGGCACCTCTTCTGTCCCCCTGTATTTGGCCACTGTTCCCTTGATCAGGACAGAACTCCTGTGCAGTGCCCAGCAGAAGGGAATCGAGTGAGCTGCATTCCCTTAGTTGGAGTGTAAAGGCCAAACTCTTGAAGAAGCTACAGGAGGAGTCCAGAGGAGAAGTGTAAACTTCAgaaccaaaaaaatccagatgTCTGTGCTCtcccctggctgtgctgccatctcCCTGTCTTCTTTCtcactcctctcctctctctttgcTCAGACCTGCGGAGGATGACGGCTGGCTTCATTGGCATGGCAGTCTCCATCATCCTGTTTGGCTGGATCATTGgtgtgctgggctgctgcaagcagcaggagctcatGCAGTATGTGGCCGGGCTGCTCTTCCTCATGGGAGGTGAGAGACTTTCACTGTTGCTCCTGATGGCACCACAGTCAGTGGcactggctggaggcagggctcAGAAATAGCGGCAGCCCACAGCAGACACAACAATCAATGCAGAGCACCATTCtgctgctcagggctctgggtAACAAGAGGCCCAGACCCAGACAAGCCTGGAGAACGCTGGCCTGGGGGGTAAGGACATGAGCTCAGTGCTTGCCAGTGTTACGTCTGTTCTTCTCCTGGCTGGGAGCAGACTTTCTGTATGGCCAAATTTTACTGAACTTGGTTTAGCTCCCAAATGGGCTCACCTGGATTTGAAAGGGTTCACAGTAGCAACACATGCACCGAAAAAGTGGGTTACTGAGATGCTCCAAGGATGGAGGACTCTCAGACTGCAAGCTGCAAATGGGCAGCTTTCAAGGATGGAAAAACTGGGCTCTACTTAAAAACCAGAGCTACTCACCTGGAGGCCCAGTGTCAGCATCTGTAATGGCTGCGAGCAGAGATACAGCACTAGCAGTGGAACAGGCAGGGGCCCGGTGGCACTGTGGGGTTGTGGGCTTTTCCCTCGCTGTCAGGGAGCCTTCCCAGGGAGAGCTTTTGGGAAGCTGCACAGAAAACCACCCTGGTGGCAGGGTGTGATGCTAGGAAGGCTGGCAGTGGGGCTTGTGCCATCTTCCCTCATCTTCTGTGCCTGAAGATGGCCTCTAGGCCCGTTTTCATTCCTATGTCGTAGAGCAGTGAGAGGGAAGCGTTGGAAGTGGTACAGGGTACTCTGCACTGGCCATGGCAGGTGTGCTGTCAGCACTGAGAGCTGCCTGTGGTATTTAGACATGGATCCAGAGCTTGAGAGGTTAGTAGGTTCAGAggggttctcctcctcctcttcccctgtgagaccgcatctggaatattgtgtcttctggactcctcagttgcagaaggacaggagctgctggagagagttcagcacagggacacaaagatgatgtagcggagcatctcccttctgatgaaaggctgagggagctggggctctgtaacgaggtcacccctcagtctcctccaagttgatgtttacaaatatataaagggtggttgtcaggaggatggagccaggctgtgctcagtgatgtccaatgacaggacaaggggcaacaggtttaagctggaacagaagaggttccaaagaaatacaaggaagaatttcttccctgttgaggtgagggagcactggaaggggctgcccagatgggctgtggagtctccttctctggagacattcagacccagctggatgagttcctgtgtgacctactctaggtggtcctgctctggcaggggggttgcactggatgagcttttgaggtcccttccaacccttaagattctgtgatcaccTTGAATCTAGCATAGATGAGGCATACTCGAGCACCTTGTGTTGTAAGGTTCTgaggcttttttcctcctctgtagGGGTGCCCAGTGACCATGTGGCAGCTGACACAAACCTGGGCACAtgctctgggctgcagctggcagggggttgggcttTGTGAGGGGAGACctagcagggctgcagctctttaTGTGCCCCAGGAGAGGCTGCCCAAGTGCTGACCAGAGCCCGAGGCTGTTAGTCATTGGAAAGAAAGTTAAGGGAGAACTGATGCACGATGAACCAGATGTGATCAGCATAGCAGCAGAGGGAGCTAAGGCAGTACTGGTGATTTGACAAGTGAGGTAGCTTGTAGTCCTACAgatttacctttttctttttactcctGCTTTGTAAGAAAGAAGAGTGGCTGGTGGGactaccaaaaaacccccaaaaaggTAATTCTTGATCTTGAAAATTCCTGACTTCCAAATacctaggggaaaaaaaaacccaaactgtgGCTTAATGACCCTGTGTGAGGGTTCACACTTGTCTCCTGCAGGTACGTGCTGCATCATCTCCCTCTGCACCTGTGTAGCTGGCATCAACTTTGAGTTGTCTCGCTACCCACGCTACGTCTACGGGCTGCCCGAGGACATCAGCCATGGCTATGGCTGGTCCATGTTCTGTGCCTGGGGCGGCCTGGGCCTCACCCTCCTGGCTGGCTTCCTCTGCACCTTGGCCCCTTCCCTCAACACGTCTCGGGCGTCCGTACAGAAACCCAGACAAGAGAACG encodes:
- the LOC104551823 gene encoding transmembrane protein 178B codes for the protein MAAAAQALSGSGLLLAAAALALLAVAIGTDSWYETDARRHRERCRGFGHKRSDPPGSMSAPSSHLPLRARPPRALLPGRPPAPAPAAAAAALDSHCGRRFNSTVSGLWRRCHRAGYEPDSEELIRKGVIQRCTAVKYHYTSSSLPRNLPINITNTIRQDEWHALHLRRMTAGFIGMAVSIILFGWIIGVLGCCKQQELMQYVAGLLFLMGGTCCIISLCTCVAGINFELSRYPRYVYGLPEDISHGYGWSMFCAWGGLGLTLLAGFLCTLAPSLNTSRASVQKPRQENGAV